A region of Drosophila mauritiana strain mau12 chromosome 3L, ASM438214v1, whole genome shotgun sequence DNA encodes the following proteins:
- the LOC117140397 gene encoding uncharacterized protein LOC117140397 translates to MTKGVRIYDGLPALSNEKPYSRRTIDSRQKMPSRPSRKPLQSLQTGGGNKSSYILKHKGSPISEEELDVLVQQDCKAEQHHTDRQNLADIILMQARRIEKQQREMKRIKAHYERQVSTIKSNAIMLESHLQKVLASVERDRAKRIGHHCQDMLGAVEKLQRSDIQVKPQSSANQLLIQYLQSKKISRSTKNANENTSRYRNRL, encoded by the coding sequence ATGACCAAGGGCGTGAGGATTTACGATGGATTGCCTGCTTTGTCGAATGAAAAGCCATATTCTCGAAGAACTATAGATTCGCGGCAAAAGATGCCCTCCAGGCCATCTAGGAAACCCTTGCAGTCTCTACAAACTGGCGGTGGGAATAAGAGTTCCTACATCTTGAAGCACAAAGGAAGCCCGATCTCCGAGGAAGAATTGGATGTCCTGGTGCAGCAGGATTGTAAGGCGGAGCAGCATCACACCGATCGCCAAAACCTGGCGGACATAATCCTTATGCAGGCCCGTCGCATCGAGAAGCAGCAGCGGGAGATGAAGAGAATAAAGGCGCACTATGAGCGCCAGGTGTCCACCATCAAGAGCAATGCCATCATGCTGGAGTCACATCTGCAAAAGGTGCTGGCCAGTGTCGAAAGGGATCGGGCCAAGCGGATTGGCCACCACTGCCAGGACATGCTCGGTGCCGTGGAGAAGCTGCAAAGGAGCGACATCCAAGTGAAGCCGCAATCTTCGGCCAACCAATTGCTGATCCAGTATCTTCAGTCCAAGAAAATTTCGCGTTCGACCAAGAACGCCAATGAAAACACAAGTAGGTACAGGAATAGGTTGTGA
- the LOC117139753 gene encoding E3 SUMO-protein ligase NSE2, producing MEFNNLADSALSTLVENQKFFKEMSDFVSDFSDGGKIKKLQEQSVGKSKEHAKNLLKMKIKHESLKKAMKDAKDSSATIEEFEEVWKERSEAVEKKRINVKNLDEFKNFVNAVESAAGQAGVEANGQANGTGHDEDIIMESSGSEVFSHYDPWSKVLIKKPMRNKMCGHIYDRDSVMPIIMDNFGIRCPVLGCANRSYIQPDHLVEDSNVQQKIQQLMSNVILDGSASEEDEK from the coding sequence ATGGAATTCAATAACCTTGCTGATTCCGCACTTTCTACTTTGGTGGAAAACCAAAAGTTCTTCAAGGAAATGTCAGATTTCGTGTCCGATTTCAGCGATGGCGGGAAGATCAAGAAGTTGCAGGAGCAGAGCGTTGGCAAGAGCAAGGAGCACGCCAAGAATCTCCTCAAAATGAAGATCAAGCACGAATCGCTCAAGAAGGCTATGAAGGATGCCAAAGACTCTAGCGCCACCATTGAGGAGTTCGAGGAAGTCTGGAAGGAGCGCTCCGAAGCGGTGGAGAAGAAGCGCATCAATGTCAAGAACCTAGACGAGTTCAAGAACTTCGTGAATGCGGTGGAATCAGCAGCTGGCCAGGCAGGTGTGGAAGCCAATGGTCAAGCGAATGGCACCGGCCATGATGAGGATATTATCATGGAATCCTCCGGTAGCGAGGTCTTCTCGCACTACGATCCCTGGTCCAAGGTCCTGATAAAGAAACCCATGCGCAACAAAATGTGTGGTCACATCTACGACCGCGACTCGGTGATGCCAATCATCATGGACAACTTTGGCATCCGCTGCCCGGTGCTCGGCTGTGCCAACAGGTCCTACATCCAGCCAGATCACCTGGTCGAGGACTCCAATGTCCAGCAGAAGATACAACAGCTCATGTCCAACGTGATCCTTGATGGAAGTGCCTCGGAGGAGGACGAGAAATAG